In Amphiura filiformis chromosome 1, Afil_fr2py, whole genome shotgun sequence, the following are encoded in one genomic region:
- the LOC140164787 gene encoding uncharacterized protein, giving the protein MANKHLNDEFQSEEKMDGEDDEESCPPAKKPRVSKGTGDGPDKNKLEAILSISFNIVPRQPKSIADDQSEDNCEDDSDSNSEGGSSEISESTPSKWQEIVDKKWTQIEELMKDIGCDQCTLQDKSVSESGLSLTLSLVFTELEGLNKFNAAAGGVELHSSYTKRRNLTYTGWHRGVIEPPRITNVLTYKQLMQNRLEAILFSDNSEDVQTCRIDINHNHIASLKQAVKFFQCVESPLRLRDDLPEEARQEEINWNMLAFAKQDNSHKVQECLDLGADVNYYGGPITHEQATALHWAVARDHIQTCQVLLKAPEVNVNLKIHRAGQTGGKTALFFAGSKEVCDLLLSSGAKVDVTDEAGWTPLQHAVADDKYSVEVVKSLIKAKSDVNKKYPDGHTLFTVGLGCDKREGLKDKLEALKTKADIELTGKDGLTPLLAAVSALDIEMTKLLLQFGANIHATDKDGLTPLLAAVSALDIEMTKLLLQFGANIHATDKEQNSVLHRLAMVQKEDRHSFDIHKDMICIFNELLKYHAEVTSVNKKQCTITNLLILNHGTYELAELHTLHAHLLCPVILATPDENEDTLLHIAAGEGLIDTCQILISHGAKINRTNKAGNTPLHLACGGVWTCLLQSGANLLVMNHKKETPLHMAVKQNTTSQDYNRPYDYLFGDSNNLTFCQTLLREDPFINARDGDGNTPLHKAAEKRNRIEFKLLMEHGANALIRNKAGEQPLDLYGDHTPRELVELVQKQRKEELMLEGETKLDTVKVLLLGEPAAGKTTLTKGITDEDPAYTPTAGIDIDEFSLEGAGNFSIWDCAGHEEFHVTHSLFLEGDNTIFLVVYDLSVLTRKKKAKERYYEKLKYWLCFAKAGIRQNSTKPTVLLVGTHLDQVSTKTNGKKAAQGTVQALQDLFKEFLNISDCTIALNTKKKDSEEMACLKSQLGVLGSQIKVKVCSKC; this is encoded by the exons ATGGCGAATAAACATCTAAACGATGAATTTCAATCAGAGGAGAAGATGGATGGAGAAGATGATGAAGAAAGCTGTCCGCCAGCAAAGAAACCAAGGGTATCCAAAGGAACCGGGGATGGACCTGACAAAA ATAAATTGGAAGCTATCCTATCAATATCATTCAACATAGTCCCAAGGCAACCAAAAAGCATTGCTGATGATCAATCTGAAGACAACTGTGAAGATGACTCTGATTCAAACTCTGAAGGCGGCTCTAGTGAAATCTCTGAAAGCACACCTTCAAAATGGCAAGAAATAGTGGACAAAAAATGGACACAAATTGAAGAATTGATGAAGGATATTGGATGTGATCAATGCACACTTCAGGATAAAAGTGTTTCTGAATCTGGTCTTTcattgacgttgtcattggtctTTACTGAACTGGAAGGTCTTAATAAATTCAACGCTGCAGCTGGAGGAGTTGAACTACACTCTAGTTATACCAAGCGCAGAAATTTAACATATACTGGATGGCATCGGGGTGTGATTGAACCACCCCGCATCACTAACGTGCTAACTTATAAACAGTTAATGCAAAACAGACTGGAAGCCATCCTTTTCAGTGACAATTCAGAAGATGTACAGACCTGTAGAATAGATATCAATCATAATCATATAGCTAGTTTGAAACAGGCCGTTAAGTTCTTCCAGTGTG TTGAAAGTCCACTGAGATTACGAGATGATCTTCCAGAAGAAGCCAGACAAGAAGAGATCAACTGGAACATGTTGGCGTTTGCTAAGCAAGACAATTCGCACAAGGTGCAGGAATGTCTTGATCTCGGAGCAGATGTGAACTACTATGGTGGCCCAATT ACACATGAACAGGCAACTGCACTTCACTGGGCTGTTGCCAGGGATCATATTCAAACATGCCAAGTTTTACTGAAGGCACCTGAAGTCAATGTCAACCTTAAGATACACCGG GCTGGCCAAACTGGGGGAAAAACTGCCCTATTCTTTGCTGGGAGCAAAGAAGTGTGTGATCTACTTCTAAGTTCAGGAGCAAAAGTAGATGTTACAGATGAG GCTGGATGGACACCACTCCAACATGCAGTGGCTGATGACAAATACTCTGTGGAAGTTGTGAAGTCACTTATCAAAGCCAAATCTGATGTAAACAAAAAATACCCA GATGGGCATACTCTATTCACAGTAGGACTTGGATGTGACAAAAGGGAAGGACTAAAAGACAAACTTGAAGCTTTAAAGACTAAGGCAGATATTGAATTGACAGGCAAG GATGGCTTAACGCCTTTACTAGCTGCAGTCTCTGCATTGGATATTGAGATGACAAAACTGCTGCTGCAATTTGGTGCAAACATACATGCCACAGATAAG GATGGCTTAACGCCTTTACTAGCTGCAGTCTCTGCATTGGATATTGAGATGACAAAACTGCTGCTGCAATTTGGTGCAAACATACATGCCACAGATAAG gagCAGAATTCGGTCTTACATCGGCTAGCAATGGTCCAGAAAGAGGACAGGCATTCCTTTGACATACATAAGGATATGATATGCATCTTCAATGAACTCCTTAAATATCATGCTGAGGTGACATCAGTGAATAAG AAACAATGCACCATAACTAATTTGTTGATCCTGAACCATGGAACTTACGAACTTGCTGAATTACATACACTGCATGCACACCTTCTCTGCCCAGTCATCTTGGCAACACCTGATGAG AATGAAGATACACTTCTTCATATAGCAGCTGGAGAAGGCCTTATTGATACCTGTCAGATATTGATCAGTCATGGAGCAAAAATCAACAGGACAAACAAGGCAG GGAATACACCATTGCATCTGGCTTGTGGGGGAGTATGGACATGTCTTCTACAATCTGGGGCAAATCTGCTTGTTATGAATCAC AAAAAGGAAACGCCACTTCACATGGCTGTAAAACAAAACACCACTTCACAGGACTATAACAGACCATATGATTACCTGTTTGGTGATTCTAATAACCTGACTTTCTGTCAGACTTTGCTAAGAGAAGACCCCTTTATCAATGCCAGAGATGGT GATGGAAATACACCATTACACAAAGCAGCAGAAAAACGGAACAGAATTGAATTCAAACTGCTGATGGAACATGGTGCAAATGCTCTGATTAGAAATAAG GCAGGTGAGCAGCCACTGGATTTGTATGGTGACCACACACCAAGGGAGCTGGTTGAGTTGGTTCAG AAACAAAGAAAAGAAGAGCTGATGTTAGAAGGTGAAACCAAACTTGACACAGTTAAAGTGTTACTTCTTGGTGAGCCAGCAGCAGGAAAAACTACTTTGACAAAA GGTATCACTGATGAAGATCCTGCCTACACTCCAACTGCTGGGATTGACATTGACGAATTTTCCCTGGAAGGTGCAGGCAACTTTTCAATATGGGACTGTGCAGGACATGAAGAGTTCCATGTGACACATAGTCTCTTTCTTGAAGGAGATAATACTATCTTTTTAGTTGTCTATGACTTGTCAGTGCTTACAAGAAAGAAAAAGGCCAAAGAGAGGTATTATGAAAAG CTGAAGTACTGGTTATGTTTTGCAAAGGCCGGAATCAGGCAAAATAGTACAAAACCAACTGTACTGTTAGTTGGCACACACCTTGACCAGGTATCAACAAAGACAAATG GTAAGAAGGCAGCCCAAGGGACTGTGCAAGCTCTGCAAGACCTATTCAAAGAATTCCTGAACATCAGTGACTGCACAATAGCTCTTAACACCAAAAAGAAGGACTCAGAAGAAATGGCCTGTTTGAAGTCACAGCTTGGAGTACTTGGTAGTCAAATCAAGGTAAAAGTGTGCTCCAAATGTTGA